One Bufo gargarizans isolate SCDJY-AF-19 chromosome 3, ASM1485885v1, whole genome shotgun sequence DNA segment encodes these proteins:
- the TPST1 gene encoding protein-tyrosine sulfotransferase 1 isoform X3, producing the protein MNNDGAHLFGIGSYWDAVVNKNCTDSICPILVVKMIGKLKQNLLLGCLVISSVTVFYLGQHAMECHHRIEERSQPVKMESPKATVRTLQRANSSFPYNKDMPLIFIGGVPRSGTTLMRAMLDAHPEIRCGEETRVIPRILAVKQMWARSSKEKIRLDEAGVTDEVLDAAMQAFLLEIIVKHGEPAPYLCNKDPFALKSLSYLAKIFPNAKFLLMVRDGRASVHSMISRKVTIAGFDLNSYRDCLTKWNRAIETMYNQCIEVGYDRCMMVHYEQLVLHPERWMKTLLKFLMIPWNDAVLHHEEMIGKAGGVSLSKVERSTDQVIKPVNVDALSKWVGKIPPDVLRDMPVIAPMLAKLGYDPYASPPNYGKPDQKVIDNTRRVYKGEFQLPDFLKEMPQRKKTREGNS; encoded by the exons ATGAACAATG ATGGCGCTCACCTTTTTGGAATAGGATCTTATTGGGATGCCgttgtaaataaaaactgcaccGACTCAATCTGTCCCATTTTGGTTGTCAAAATGATTGGGAAACTAAAGCAAAACTTGCTGCTGGGCTGCCTAGTGATAAGCTCCGTGACTGTCTTCTACTTAGGTCAACACGCAATGGAGTGCCACCATCGAATAGAGGAACGCAGTCAGCCTGTCAAAATGGAAAGCCCTAAAGCAACTGTAAGAACTCTGCAAAGAGCAAATTCTAGTTTTCCATATAACAAGGACATGCCATTAATATTTATTGGGGGAGTACCTCGCAGTGGAACTACACTAATGCGTGCCATGCTTGACGCCCACCCTGAGATTCGATGTGGAGAAGAGACCAGAGTTATTCCGCGAATCTTGGCGGTCAAACAAATGTGGGCACGATCCAGCAAAGAAAAAATTCGTTTAGATGAGGCCGGTGTTACGGATGAAGTGCTGGACGCAGCCATGCAGGCTTTTTTACTGGAAATAATAGTGAAGCATGGGGAACCGGCACCGTACCTATGTAACAAAGATCCGTTTGCTTTAAAATCACTCTCTTATTTAGCCAAGATATTTCCCAATGCCAAATTTCTCCTGATGGTGAGAGATGGCCGCGCGTCAGTGCACTCGATGATATCTCGAAAAGTTACTATAGCTGGCTTTGATTTGAATAGCTATAGAGATTGCTTAACCAAGTGGAACCGTGCCATAGAGACCATGTATAATCAGTGCATTGAGGTGGGCTACGACAGGTGCATGATGGTGCATTATGAACAGCTGGTTCTACATCCAGAGCGTTGGATGAAAACATTACTGAAATTTCTCATGATTCCATGGAATGATGCTGTGCTACACCATGAGGAGATGATTGGCAAAGCTGGAGGTGTATCCCTGTCCAA GGTTGAGCGATCGACTGATCAAGTCATCAAGCCAGTCAACGTGGATGCTTTGTCAAAATGGGTTGGCAAAATACCGCCAGATGTTTTAAGAGATATGCCAGTCATTGCACCAATGTTGGCGAAACTAGGCTATGATCCATATGCCAGTCCTCCCAATTATGGAAAGCCAGACCAGAAGGTTATTGATAATACAAGACGG
- the TPST1 gene encoding protein-tyrosine sulfotransferase 1 isoform X2, which translates to MLSRTVWIALDYGAADGAHLFGIGSYWDAVVNKNCTDSICPILVVKMIGKLKQNLLLGCLVISSVTVFYLGQHAMECHHRIEERSQPVKMESPKATVRTLQRANSSFPYNKDMPLIFIGGVPRSGTTLMRAMLDAHPEIRCGEETRVIPRILAVKQMWARSSKEKIRLDEAGVTDEVLDAAMQAFLLEIIVKHGEPAPYLCNKDPFALKSLSYLAKIFPNAKFLLMVRDGRASVHSMISRKVTIAGFDLNSYRDCLTKWNRAIETMYNQCIEVGYDRCMMVHYEQLVLHPERWMKTLLKFLMIPWNDAVLHHEEMIGKAGGVSLSKVERSTDQVIKPVNVDALSKWVGKIPPDVLRDMPVIAPMLAKLGYDPYASPPNYGKPDQKVIDNTRRVYKGEFQLPDFLKEMPQTEAVK; encoded by the exons ATGGCGCTCACCTTTTTGGAATAGGATCTTATTGGGATGCCgttgtaaataaaaactgcaccGACTCAATCTGTCCCATTTTGGTTGTCAAAATGATTGGGAAACTAAAGCAAAACTTGCTGCTGGGCTGCCTAGTGATAAGCTCCGTGACTGTCTTCTACTTAGGTCAACACGCAATGGAGTGCCACCATCGAATAGAGGAACGCAGTCAGCCTGTCAAAATGGAAAGCCCTAAAGCAACTGTAAGAACTCTGCAAAGAGCAAATTCTAGTTTTCCATATAACAAGGACATGCCATTAATATTTATTGGGGGAGTACCTCGCAGTGGAACTACACTAATGCGTGCCATGCTTGACGCCCACCCTGAGATTCGATGTGGAGAAGAGACCAGAGTTATTCCGCGAATCTTGGCGGTCAAACAAATGTGGGCACGATCCAGCAAAGAAAAAATTCGTTTAGATGAGGCCGGTGTTACGGATGAAGTGCTGGACGCAGCCATGCAGGCTTTTTTACTGGAAATAATAGTGAAGCATGGGGAACCGGCACCGTACCTATGTAACAAAGATCCGTTTGCTTTAAAATCACTCTCTTATTTAGCCAAGATATTTCCCAATGCCAAATTTCTCCTGATGGTGAGAGATGGCCGCGCGTCAGTGCACTCGATGATATCTCGAAAAGTTACTATAGCTGGCTTTGATTTGAATAGCTATAGAGATTGCTTAACCAAGTGGAACCGTGCCATAGAGACCATGTATAATCAGTGCATTGAGGTGGGCTACGACAGGTGCATGATGGTGCATTATGAACAGCTGGTTCTACATCCAGAGCGTTGGATGAAAACATTACTGAAATTTCTCATGATTCCATGGAATGATGCTGTGCTACACCATGAGGAGATGATTGGCAAAGCTGGAGGTGTATCCCTGTCCAA GGTTGAGCGATCGACTGATCAAGTCATCAAGCCAGTCAACGTGGATGCTTTGTCAAAATGGGTTGGCAAAATACCGCCAGATGTTTTAAGAGATATGCCAGTCATTGCACCAATGTTGGCGAAACTAGGCTATGATCCATATGCCAGTCCTCCCAATTATGGAAAGCCAGACCAGAAGGTTATTGATAATACAAGACGG
- the TPST1 gene encoding protein-tyrosine sulfotransferase 1 isoform X1 — MLSRTVWIALDYGAADGAHLFGIGSYWDAVVNKNCTDSICPILVVKMIGKLKQNLLLGCLVISSVTVFYLGQHAMECHHRIEERSQPVKMESPKATVRTLQRANSSFPYNKDMPLIFIGGVPRSGTTLMRAMLDAHPEIRCGEETRVIPRILAVKQMWARSSKEKIRLDEAGVTDEVLDAAMQAFLLEIIVKHGEPAPYLCNKDPFALKSLSYLAKIFPNAKFLLMVRDGRASVHSMISRKVTIAGFDLNSYRDCLTKWNRAIETMYNQCIEVGYDRCMMVHYEQLVLHPERWMKTLLKFLMIPWNDAVLHHEEMIGKAGGVSLSKVERSTDQVIKPVNVDALSKWVGKIPPDVLRDMPVIAPMLAKLGYDPYASPPNYGKPDQKVIDNTRRVYKGEFQLPDFLKEMPQRKKTREGNS; from the exons ATGGCGCTCACCTTTTTGGAATAGGATCTTATTGGGATGCCgttgtaaataaaaactgcaccGACTCAATCTGTCCCATTTTGGTTGTCAAAATGATTGGGAAACTAAAGCAAAACTTGCTGCTGGGCTGCCTAGTGATAAGCTCCGTGACTGTCTTCTACTTAGGTCAACACGCAATGGAGTGCCACCATCGAATAGAGGAACGCAGTCAGCCTGTCAAAATGGAAAGCCCTAAAGCAACTGTAAGAACTCTGCAAAGAGCAAATTCTAGTTTTCCATATAACAAGGACATGCCATTAATATTTATTGGGGGAGTACCTCGCAGTGGAACTACACTAATGCGTGCCATGCTTGACGCCCACCCTGAGATTCGATGTGGAGAAGAGACCAGAGTTATTCCGCGAATCTTGGCGGTCAAACAAATGTGGGCACGATCCAGCAAAGAAAAAATTCGTTTAGATGAGGCCGGTGTTACGGATGAAGTGCTGGACGCAGCCATGCAGGCTTTTTTACTGGAAATAATAGTGAAGCATGGGGAACCGGCACCGTACCTATGTAACAAAGATCCGTTTGCTTTAAAATCACTCTCTTATTTAGCCAAGATATTTCCCAATGCCAAATTTCTCCTGATGGTGAGAGATGGCCGCGCGTCAGTGCACTCGATGATATCTCGAAAAGTTACTATAGCTGGCTTTGATTTGAATAGCTATAGAGATTGCTTAACCAAGTGGAACCGTGCCATAGAGACCATGTATAATCAGTGCATTGAGGTGGGCTACGACAGGTGCATGATGGTGCATTATGAACAGCTGGTTCTACATCCAGAGCGTTGGATGAAAACATTACTGAAATTTCTCATGATTCCATGGAATGATGCTGTGCTACACCATGAGGAGATGATTGGCAAAGCTGGAGGTGTATCCCTGTCCAA GGTTGAGCGATCGACTGATCAAGTCATCAAGCCAGTCAACGTGGATGCTTTGTCAAAATGGGTTGGCAAAATACCGCCAGATGTTTTAAGAGATATGCCAGTCATTGCACCAATGTTGGCGAAACTAGGCTATGATCCATATGCCAGTCCTCCCAATTATGGAAAGCCAGACCAGAAGGTTATTGATAATACAAGACGG
- the TPST1 gene encoding protein-tyrosine sulfotransferase 1 isoform X4, producing MIGKLKQNLLLGCLVISSVTVFYLGQHAMECHHRIEERSQPVKMESPKATVRTLQRANSSFPYNKDMPLIFIGGVPRSGTTLMRAMLDAHPEIRCGEETRVIPRILAVKQMWARSSKEKIRLDEAGVTDEVLDAAMQAFLLEIIVKHGEPAPYLCNKDPFALKSLSYLAKIFPNAKFLLMVRDGRASVHSMISRKVTIAGFDLNSYRDCLTKWNRAIETMYNQCIEVGYDRCMMVHYEQLVLHPERWMKTLLKFLMIPWNDAVLHHEEMIGKAGGVSLSKVERSTDQVIKPVNVDALSKWVGKIPPDVLRDMPVIAPMLAKLGYDPYASPPNYGKPDQKVIDNTRRVYKGEFQLPDFLKEMPQRKKTREGNS from the exons ATGATTGGGAAACTAAAGCAAAACTTGCTGCTGGGCTGCCTAGTGATAAGCTCCGTGACTGTCTTCTACTTAGGTCAACACGCAATGGAGTGCCACCATCGAATAGAGGAACGCAGTCAGCCTGTCAAAATGGAAAGCCCTAAAGCAACTGTAAGAACTCTGCAAAGAGCAAATTCTAGTTTTCCATATAACAAGGACATGCCATTAATATTTATTGGGGGAGTACCTCGCAGTGGAACTACACTAATGCGTGCCATGCTTGACGCCCACCCTGAGATTCGATGTGGAGAAGAGACCAGAGTTATTCCGCGAATCTTGGCGGTCAAACAAATGTGGGCACGATCCAGCAAAGAAAAAATTCGTTTAGATGAGGCCGGTGTTACGGATGAAGTGCTGGACGCAGCCATGCAGGCTTTTTTACTGGAAATAATAGTGAAGCATGGGGAACCGGCACCGTACCTATGTAACAAAGATCCGTTTGCTTTAAAATCACTCTCTTATTTAGCCAAGATATTTCCCAATGCCAAATTTCTCCTGATGGTGAGAGATGGCCGCGCGTCAGTGCACTCGATGATATCTCGAAAAGTTACTATAGCTGGCTTTGATTTGAATAGCTATAGAGATTGCTTAACCAAGTGGAACCGTGCCATAGAGACCATGTATAATCAGTGCATTGAGGTGGGCTACGACAGGTGCATGATGGTGCATTATGAACAGCTGGTTCTACATCCAGAGCGTTGGATGAAAACATTACTGAAATTTCTCATGATTCCATGGAATGATGCTGTGCTACACCATGAGGAGATGATTGGCAAAGCTGGAGGTGTATCCCTGTCCAA GGTTGAGCGATCGACTGATCAAGTCATCAAGCCAGTCAACGTGGATGCTTTGTCAAAATGGGTTGGCAAAATACCGCCAGATGTTTTAAGAGATATGCCAGTCATTGCACCAATGTTGGCGAAACTAGGCTATGATCCATATGCCAGTCCTCCCAATTATGGAAAGCCAGACCAGAAGGTTATTGATAATACAAGACGG